Genomic segment of Sebastes fasciatus isolate fSebFas1 chromosome 3, fSebFas1.pri, whole genome shotgun sequence:
GAGgacaatatttttgttttgcatttttgcttaatGACTTAAATAATAGTAGATTATGAAAATTGTTGATGATTCATGTTCTGCCAATCtactaactgattaatcaacCAATCGCTTCAGCACATAAGTTAGTATACTTTAACTGCTATTTAAAGATACAATTTAACTTTATGGCTGACTTTGCTccactttatttatctgttgaATGAAGTTATTAATTACTTTGAAGATTCAGACGATGCACTGAACATGATAAACTCATTAAATACGGCTGTTTTggggaagaaaaacaacaaaaaaattgcATCTCTAATGGTGAGCCACAttgaaaacaagcattttggcACTATCTCAAAAGCTTCCAAGAAGTATGAAACTCATCTGAAAGAAACCAACCAAAATGTTGGATATGAGActtaatagaataaaaatatagagCTGGAAATGGAACATAAAAGGTCCCTTTAAGATTCACAGTacttatattatacatatatacatacatacatacatatatatatacacatacatatacacacatatactgtatatacatacatatacacatatatatgtatgtatatacacatacatatatatacatatacacacacacacatatatatatatacacatatatatgtatatacacatatatatacacatacatacacatatatagtCTACTTTTCAGTATATGTCTAAATACAGGTCTTGAACTTGCTAGTGTGCATACTTTTACTCAAATAAAACATCTGAAACTTCCTTCATCAACTGAAGGAATATAAATGTTCTGCCACAATGCGCCTGTACAGCAGAGGCGCAGAGGATCGTTTCTAGAAGGTAGCCCGCAAATTgagaaatctgatctgagatctgcaataACTTGcacaaactctcgcgagactctctgcccgacgacctatcctagaGATCAATTCCTAACCTTTGACCATATCTCGCGAGAATTCCCCCCACTTcgctggttcccttctagaaCACGACCCACAACACACCACACACGCGCTCGTCAGGCACGCGCACGGTCTAACCAACAACTTCCTGTTCGAACTGGTACTTTCTGCACCAAAAACTTATTTTACTAAAGTTTAAATAAAACGACACATTCACAATTTAACTGCAAATATAATAACGAGCTGTTATTGTAATTAAGTCAAACTGACGTTAGCAAACAGCGTCAGTtagtggagatgatgatgataagcTTAAAACAAGTAAAACAACCAACAAACATCCTCTACACTTACTGAGCCATGAGTCAAACGCTGCCTGGCTGTCACCGGTCGCCATGGCCGTCCGTCTCCTGCGGGTCCAGAGAGGTTTAGTAGCCGAGCTGTGAGCGTGTTTCTGGGGGAAGCGGAGGTGTCAGTCTGCAGCCTGTCTGGAAACATGTGACGATCACACGCCCAGTTCACCTCCTCCTGATGACTGACTGACACCAGAGTCATTACATTAACACAGCCGGCCCCTCCCCTCACCtctcaccaccaacaccaaccaGACCATACTTTTACTACATctttaagtacttgtactttactagAGGAATCCCATTTTCTACTTTACTACATTTCAGatacaaatattgtactttttttttttactccacacgacatttatttgataacaaAAAGCCATAGTGTggcatgtagaaaaaaaaattcatagtatagaatgtcgaaaaagtaatagtatagtatgttaaaaaaagagtaaaaaaaaaagtcatagtatgtcgaaaaaagattttaaaaagtcatagtatactatgttgaaaaaagatttaaaaaagtcatagtatactgttgaaaaaagatttaaaagtcatagtatactatgtcaaaaagaagtcatagtatagtatgtaaaaaaaaaagtcatagtattgcatgtcgaaaaaaagtcgaGTAATGATTTTATATTCAAAGCATACActgagtttataaaatatgatgtgctgttattatattaattgttattatattaatataaagtAGTTTCAATTCCTATACCAGCAACAGCATAAAATATTTGCTAATGAACCAGtagtaattagggctgtcaatcaatcagaatatttaatcctgattaattgcATTAATTGCAGAGTAAATACTTTTACTAAATttttaagtacttgtactttactggagtaatcccattttctttttttttatatatatatatactttattctttcccttttttcaagtttgttttcatatatgcaatttagagttcgtaattacaatagtttataaaccaatttttaagtagatgagcttatagacaaactcattaagtacactagagaaaacaacttcaacattaaaaatttaaataaaattaagaaaagaaataataataataataataataataaaaagaaagaatagagtttaaaaaacacaatatatatatggaaTATGGAATATTTTAGTGTCCTTCTTTTAGCATTAATGTTTGGTATTTATGAATTCTTGGAAAGGTTTTTCTTGTGAATGTACATCTGTCTGTTGTAGTTCGTTAAAAAACGATTTTCAGGAGAAAGCACAAgaatatttgcataaaaaatacTGAGGTACTTCCCatcctctgctgtgtgtgtcacCTGGTCCTGTAAAGTCTCACAGTActgaataaaacaaacagaccATGTGAGAAAAatctcttttcatctcttttataaaatatttataataattcaaGTATTATGCATTCATCAGTGGGGTGCagttcattttaaatgtgtccctgtTAGCTTTGGCAGAATCATCAGGTGGTTTTAAGTAACTCAACATACAGGCCACATCTTTAAGAGCAGCTCGTCTTCATCAGGTGTCTGTGAGGAGACAGGCTGACCAGTCTTTAACTCGTCTCTGAAAGCAGCTTCTGGAATCGATGGCTGATCTCTGCAGGCCCCAAAGACACCATCATCTCAGCTACACTGGGGCCCTGCTGCAGTTtcagaggagaacagaggatCAGAGGTCAGTGAAGTAATGCAATCAAACCAGACAGTTAAGAAAACAGACTGTGAAAAGCAATCATTTACTTCCTCTTTCCGTTGTCTGTCTCTGAATATGAGCAGGGTTACTGTGCTGCATGAGTCACTGGAGGATTTCTGAGGCTTTAGTCATTACTATAATTTTAAACGTGCTATTTTTAGAGTTTAGCTTAGTCATGCCGTGGACAAAAATAATAAGAAGGGACACGTGCAATTATAACAGTCCAGCAAGGAGTCTTTTTttgactgatgatgatgatttgacAGAAATGTTTGGATCTGCTGAGGTGTGAAAAATACAATTGCAGAAATGAAAATTGCAAGTGAGCtgtaaaaaaatgattaaacgGTTGTTATCAGTTCCTCCGAGAGTCAAAATGATCTTAAAATATTACAGTGCAGGTGGTGTTCATGAGGTAGAAAAACAAAACCTATGCAGAACTTTCATTTTGATTTGACTTCAGGGCATAACAGTGGTTCTTGATCGGAGAGTCTATCTGTCTAAAGCTGGAAAAGTATGATGACAAGTTTTAATGAAGATATTGAGGGGACAGGACATAACTACAAGCTCTTGTGATTAATTTGGGGACTGGatgaatttaaaagaaaatgtcataGAAATGATAGAGAACAGTTAGGGTAGAGTTTCCTGCAGATGTtcatagagaggtgaagtcccgcccctttctggtggaccaccatgggaccttatatTTCGGAAAGAATATGaatggtagtcaacggcgagagacaaatatgtttttgatcccatttgaattgcaccatgaatcacacatatgatatttgtcaatttaaaacataatttttgcaagtcaagaaggTCGCAGTTTGttataaaactgttgaagtatcagactgtgaaaatacgtaattagaaagactacacacccaaaggccgcataagtgacgtctctctcacgtttcctactgggatttactcacaccagcaacaggTCTTGAACGTCTTTCATTTCTCGggtgataaaaagaccaggagtcgctggataaaacacatcaggtaagataacgtttcatttttATGCGTGGTCATAgctacgttagctagctagctggtgttggtgacgtatactgtgcgagacgagagatgtagttcactgagcggtttcacacaaaactaaatgataccaTGACAAGCCTACGACAAACTTATGGCAAAATGATGGTTTAAATTGACACACATATGTGATTCATGGCCGTTTCAAacgagataaaaaaaatatgtatatatatatatatatttgtctctcaccgttgattaccgtacatatttcttaaaaataaggtcccatggtggtccaccagaaggggcgggacttcccCTCTCTAGAAAACGACCCCTACTCTGCctctatagagtgctgcaggtaTGATGTATATTTgttcgccagaagtaaaaagctaacgttagactataaacgaactacaccacggtcgcatgagcgcgagtatacacaacgaggctgtaaaggcggacgagtcggcgtgatgacgtttagtagtctcatttagccacttgttagcaaccgccttttttaagacacataaaggctctAAAATTCAgaaagtggggtatttattgatgtattttatgtcgtagaacaaaacgtcaaaatctcttcagcttgtgtaaACCACAGACCATATtccaggcatctaactaaaaacacattcaaaaatcccattgacttccagacaagggaaccggaagtgctaaaatgaaaactcatttccaggttttaggactcattcctgcaccgcTCTATAACCACTGAATTAATGACCATCTCTGCTAAAGCCCACTGCAGACTACATGACTTTTGTCAGGACCAGCCTGTACCTGCAGACCACTGAGAGCCAGACGTAACAGCTTCATCACTTCTCTGTACTTGGTGGCTTTAGCCTGCTTCGTCAGAGTCTTCAGATCTTTACTGAGTCCATCCACCGCCAGCTCCTCACCTCGCTCTGCTATTAATCtgcaatgcacacacacacatagagaaatGTTCATATTCCTGTAAGGTATAGTGAAACGTGCAGTTGGAGAGTCATTAATGCTACATACTTGAGCACTAATGAAGCAATGTGCGGGGCCTCTGCAGTGAGTGCTGCCACCTGCTGGCTGGAGACGGAAGGACGAACCCACAGGTAAGAGTAAGCAGGACTTACAAGCTCTTTAAGGGAGGATATGTGACCCTGTAGAGAGGGGAAGAGGATAGTTTCAGTATTACTGTAGCGACACAAGACCAGTAATGAGAAATAAGAGCATAGAGCAAGAGTCATATTTGATTGTCCGTAAGAGACAATAGGTAAGAGAGAAGGTTATTGGGCtgggaataaaataaaacatgtatcaCTTCATCGCAGCAATTACTGTTTACTTATTCACACAGAGTCAGATTATCATAATCATCACAGCATCTTAATCCCCTCAAGTCTTTGAAGGAAAACCCAGATAATTGAGACCATGTAAATGTCCAGGGCAAGAATTCACAGTTAACCCGCTGATATAATTAGTTTTATGGCTTCCACATACCAGAACATTTTAAGTAATTTATCAGCCTGATTTAAAAATCCTCCCATGTTTCCTTTTTGCTCTGaactgaaaataaacacacagcaccACCAAGTGGACAAACAAAGAAGTTTCACACATCTACCTGTTTGAtaataaacacacagtaaatGCAGTTGTAGTTATTGTACAGAGATTTCTGGCTGGAAGCTGGAAGATGCCAGTGTTTCTTAAATCCTCTGTACAGTGGCTACGCTACGCTCCGGCTCTGCAACAGACTTtgcttttttcactttgacttttaTCATTGCGTAAACGGACGACCCCTGACGACTAAGTgattattttatggatatttcgtataatattcaatgcataacaatcacagtacagaacaactgatgaaCTGTACAAtgaacccaaatagtgaacgcaataactgcagaaagtttgtgtaaaacaagccATTTAGATGAACTTTGAGccgattatttcctgtgaatattgcaatcaaataaataatttaacatagttaataggcttcttttttgacaaattcagtgttttcttctccctgacgttTAGCctttgttctattagctcttcggttgttttaactgcatacttttctaatgcaggacgaggctgtttagtgGAGAGGGAACGCtctctgtgaatataacttctgttcaggtcttcactgcgCCCTTATCCCTTTATCTTCAAAGTCTTTCTCTTAGTTTTAAGGCACTCAATGGCCTCGACCCCTGTTATATCACAGACTCACAGTATCGTCTTATGATCCTCCACAAACCCTAAGATCCTCCACAGCTGCTCTTTTAACTGTTCCGAAGGTTGCCACAAAAACCTTAGGAGATGCTACACTCTGCCTTTAAATATTAGACTTGCTGACTCGGTGGACAGTTTGAAACAACTCAAAACGTTTCTCTTTTTAATATAGCCTATAACTAGCAGCtgtctgattttattttttatgattttctctAATTTTTTGAAAATATGAACACTCATTTTCTCCCTTCATTCTTGTGTATGGTTtttaaacttgtgtttttttagtgtttttgcTGCTGAATTGTGATGCGCCctgcggccctttgctgcatgtcatcccctctctctcccccattcataactatcactgtcactatcaaaaaaaggcaaaaagccaaaaaatgtatcttaaaaaaaaaaaaagaaagaagaattgTAATgcatgaaaggtgctatataaataaaggtcACTCATATTCGTGAGTATGCTGTTATGGTTACCTTACGAAGCTGTAGCACCCGCCTGATGTAATCCTCATGTAGTACTTCTTCATCCTGGATCTCTGCTGTACAGGCCTGCTGGATCTGTCCCTGCAGATCTTTTATCAGCAAACGACACTGCTCCTCGTCTTCAATACGGTGCTGCAGGTGAATTCTGCCACAATCAGAGAGAttactgatatactgtatgaaatatGACCTTTATAAGGAACAGaatagccatgctagcagcccTGTGAGGCTGTACAGTACATAACAGCCCAAGGGTAGCGGCAGAGGATGGCCATGTTGATACCAAAGTGTTTATCGTATGTACAGTCAGTGGacatttaaaggaaaagttcaacattttgtaaattactttttttgcaaAGCGGTAGATGAGAACTGATGTTATTATGAGAAATACAGtacaaaagagaggagagacaaagaGCTCTGACTTACCTGTTGAATTCTGGTAGTTTTTCCAGGTCTAACAGAGCAGAATGTGATGTGATCTTTGAAGGATTAAACTCAGAGATCAGTTCGTCTATCCTCCGTCCTATACGATTGGCTATAAAGCAACATAAGCAATTTAGTAATTTATTCCTTTCAGAGCTGATCTGATTTCCAGATGTCATTTTAAATGCAATATATGCGTGCAATTAAATGCAGTTCATAATTTTCTCTGTTTATTCCTCCGTCACTCACTGTTGAATCCAGACCCACAGTTGGTTGTGATGTCCAGCAGAGCCTCCGGCAAGACTCCGTCTCTCTGGAAGCTTTGAATGAATATATCCCCCTGCCTCTTGGACAGCTTACTGCCATCTTTGTTCATCAGGAGCGGCAGGTGTCCGAAGGTGGGCGGCTGCCATCCAAGAGCGCGGTACATGAGGAGATGTTTGGAGGTGGAGATGAGCCACTCTGACCCCCGCAGCACGTGGCTGATCTTCATGTGATGATCATCTACTATGTTAGCAAGGTGATAGGTGGGAAAACCATCTGCTTTCATCACTACAGGGTCCCCctccacctaaaaaaaaaagaggacaacAGAAGTTACTCTGTGAACCCCCTCAGACATttgagttttagtttttttctagaAACAAAAACTGTTATCAAGCCACATTTGTAATGTCAGAGAACTTGGATTCAAATGAAATAAGTAaatttaaagaaagaaatgtataaaaacagcagagagaaagggagaactGATGGTCCTCACACCTAAAACAATGTGTGACTCTATCCTACATCATTTAGTGTCAACCCCACTGAAACACTACAAATCTGACCTGGGCCACCTCATGATGATTCCGTCCAAAGATCAGATCCTGAAAAGGCTCGACACCTGCTTCCAGACGAAACCTGATCACATGCGGCACTCCCTGAGCCAGTTTCTCCTCGACCTGCTCGGCCCGAAGGTGACGACACCTGTTATCATACctggggagagagggagaaacacaGCTGATGCTTTAAATCTGACAAAAACGTCCTGAAGTCTGGCTGCATATTATCTTCACATCACTGAGAATATGATTAGGTGAAACTGTAAATCGCGTGCATGTTCATGTTATATAACCACCTCGGCGTCTGTCCGGTCCTTAAGGCCTCTTTTTTGAGCAGCTCGAGTCTCTGAGAGCTGCAGAAACAGTGGTAGGCGTGATCGCTCTCGACAAGCTGCTGGGCCGTCTGACTGTACAGGTCCAGTCTCTGAGACTGCAGGTAGGGACCCACCGATCCACCTCGACGAGGACTCTCATCTGGAGGTACACCTGGAGGTGAAAGTGAGCTTAGGTCAAATTATAAGAATGACTGTAACATAATAAACCATTGCAACATAACATTTTGTTAACCCTAAGAGACCCGCTTAGAcctagaataggcaaaaataacacatttatactgcatgcataaaACTGCATAGTTTTTcttcccaaaactgcatgtgattatcataaaatgggcatgtctgtaaaggggagacttgtggggatccatagaacccattttcattcaaatatcttgaCGTAGACAAGACAGTACTGTCAGCCTCAGAGGGTTAAGATATTATTCAGTAATGTAGCTCTAAGTGTACTGATAAGATCGATCCATGAACCCAATAATCATGACGGATAATCATGACTTTAGAGCAGTGTTTCCTACCGGCCCACTCCAGCATGTCCTCTATGGCCTCTGCAGCTCCTGGTACCAGCCTGCTCTGATCAGTGTCCTCCAGTCGCAGGAcgaacgagcctccatacttcTTGGCAAAGATGTAATTGTAGAGAGCAGTTCGGAGGCCTCCGAGGTGCAAGAAACCTGCAGCACAGAATAATATATAGTTACAACATCAGACTGATGGAAATTATATCTAAAGAGActgttttaaaaatatataaatataaatgatgatTACTGaggaaaaatataaaagacaaatagaagataaatatataaacaaatgcAATTGTGCAGCATATTTgtcagctttagttactttgcagattcagattattaatacaaagttgtgtgtatgttaagatattataaatgttaaaatacCCCCAgcatataaagtaattaaaagtagctccaccttACCAGCTACAACATGAATGTGATGAACACATTGATGCATCAATGTGCCagtctgcataatgagtacttttacttttggtacttaaagAATATTTTCctgataatacttttgtacttttcctTAAGTAAGATTtggaatgcaggacttttacttgtaacaagaGTATTTTTACAATGTTAGTCCATGAGCCAGGGGGTTGGTTGTGCCACTCTGGAGGAACCAAGTctcatggtgatttttttttaaaggtctatgtccctagtgttgggaaatgcatgatagcattgcagcaatggtagctttctatgtgctatcactccttttttcatccctccatcattcaaatctttccatctttttttcgcaattttacacatagatccagtataaaagagggaaaccaacacacaatatcatgaagttatatatcattgtaaagcttaGGCTATAATCTATCCATcggtcacattgtcatgacactgaggtcaagagaatttgacctttgacctctaatcgtgcaaattctgaatgccactgcaaatgcccttataaccaacttcatattgatctgaatgtgtagtattgctacttttacttagatctgaatacttcttccacgaATGCTGACAGTCCAGCAGCCTAATGACAGAATACATTCAATCTCACCACACCATCTCTGGGAGGAGTTGATTTGTTGAACTGTGATGGACTGATGCAGCTGTGGTTATGAGAGAAACACTGAAACCTGTTCCTCTGGATCACCTTACAGGACATGTGAACAGTAGTGTGTTTACATTGAAGAGCTCACCTGTCGGACTGGGTGCAAACCTGACCCTGACGTCACCCTGAACCGAGGAGCAGCATCTGGTACCGATCagcctgtttctgtttctgaccGCTGTCAGACACCGGAAACATCTCAACAGCATCATATTTATACGTTACTGAAACTGCATTTCGATAAACGAGAGCACGACGATAACACGAAACGATATAACACTAGAAGTTGTTCCTCAAAATGTGATTAGAGCAGAGGCGTTTGTTTGGGTCACACATGATTTGAGTTCTTCTTCGTTGAAACCGAACCGGAAGTTGAATTGAGCATCCTCAAAGCGCACACTGCCCTCCAGCGGAGGAACatgtaaaataagataagataaaatagatttttattaatcccgaaggaaattgcttaaaaatacaacaaaattacaacaagttcaagtgtataaaatacaagtgtataaaataaaaaagtactatttctagcaccagtgcctaatacaataacaattaagtaagatacaattagtaaaatgagtaaataagataagatcagtaaaataaaaaaagaggtaaagtaagctaacaaacagaaaattaagtaatattgcacatgttggacattattATATTGCACATAAGAATTTAAAAAGTAGTATTGCatttgatattgattttatatttgtaCTATATATTTGTACTGTGATCTTTTCTTCTACCAGATTCATGTGGTTTGCCATAGTAATAAGGGTGTAAACTGTTTGTAAAACACGAAGTAAACTATATGTAAAGTGACAGTATAAaacttttgtgtcacttttgtgcaatgtaaatactgtaaatctactgtgactgatatgtgcaataacatacgctgatcactctgtgcaataattatataattatctgacggacacttcgtgcaataatctggcaaaactgtcgtCTCATCAATAtacttattgtatttttatattttatattgtattatcttttatattttttatatttatattgcactatctcttttttattgtattatcttttcattagcacctatgggattgtaacaatctaatttcgttgtactacacaatgacaataaagggcttgaatcttgaatcttgaatctaatTGTAAAGTGTCAAGTGATGAGTTCAGGAGCTGAAAAGTCTGAGCAACTGATTCTTAAAGGCTTgcttgtactttatttgagtatttacattttacacaacatttcagagggatatattgtactttttactccactacatttattagaCACTTAAGTAATCTAATACTTGAGTCTGATGACTCTGGAGCAATGAGAAGCAATCGGGGAATAATCATGAGGCTGCAGAGCGGAAGCAGTCAAGGGAACGGTCATATGATGCAGAGAGCTGAGGAGCCACTGAGGAAAACACTGCAAACAAACCGGTTGTTGCCAAGTCATGTTGTCACATGTTCAACATCAAGAGTTGTTGTTCTATAAACATTAAAGCTGGAATGAGTGTTACAAACAaaattattgttatcattattttagACAAGTTAAATCATCTCACAATGTGGCAACATTTTATTTCTGctcttttgaaaaaaagaatcCAACTACATCCCTAAATGACTGCTTAAAGTAGTGTTGTATTTTTCACTGCACAAATGCAAAATCTTACCAAGTATATTTGTCTAATTACAAGTCAAATTATCTCATAACACTTAATATAAGACACAGTCACCTAACAAGTAAGATTTCGGTATGTTTGTAGACAATGCATCTTGAATATCTTATTAAAGCAGCaaattatttttggcatcattgggcaaaaattccataataacctttcaggttgtaattcaagtgttatgAGAGACtcaaactagacttctgctcctcctcatggctctgttttcaggctttaaaaaatcgaccgtgacgggagactttgaccaatcacaggtcagttcattgagagagcgttcctattggctgtgctccggtcatgtgaccggaagttggcgttccttcaccagatttcgcAATGGcagccgcgtcacaaactttctcattttacagctaaaccgtgcactacaagatgattctgaaaacatttgaggcgagaaataggatttaacgtaacataatattgattcatatttgatcagcgctgcctagtttgactgtttgatcggagtttgcgagtgattgacagccggctctcatagagggcagctggacagcagacctcagggcagctcttactgcttgttttcctccggtctgtgaaatcttgcagatgccgttaggagcaccggaggacacggaggcaca
This window contains:
- the ears2 gene encoding nondiscriminating glutamyl-tRNA synthetase EARS2, mitochondrial codes for the protein MMLLRCFRCLTAVRNRNRLIGTRCCSSVQGDVRVRFAPSPTGFLHLGGLRTALYNYIFAKKYGGSFVLRLEDTDQSRLVPGAAEAIEDMLEWAGVPPDESPRRGGSVGPYLQSQRLDLYSQTAQQLVESDHAYHCFCSSQRLELLKKEALRTGQTPRYDNRCRHLRAEQVEEKLAQGVPHVIRFRLEAGVEPFQDLIFGRNHHEVAQVEGDPVVMKADGFPTYHLANIVDDHHMKISHVLRGSEWLISTSKHLLMYRALGWQPPTFGHLPLLMNKDGSKLSKRQGDIFIQSFQRDGVLPEALLDITTNCGSGFNTNRIGRRIDELISEFNPSKITSHSALLDLEKLPEFNRIHLQHRIEDEEQCRLLIKDLQGQIQQACTAEIQDEEVLHEDYIRRVLQLRKGHISSLKELVSPAYSYLWVRPSVSSQQVAALTAEAPHIASLVLKLIAERGEELAVDGLSKDLKTLTKQAKATKYREVMKLLRLALSGLQQGPSVAEMMVSLGPAEISHRFQKLLSETS